The following are encoded in a window of Salegentibacter mishustinae genomic DNA:
- the purL gene encoding phosphoribosylformylglycinamidine synthase, translating into MILFFGDQATKVFAVETHTNLTAQDITKLNWLFGNTQQINKSALADFFVGPRAAMITPWSTNAVEITENMGIHGIIRIEEFLRIDKNYHDFDPMLSQKYEGLDQDIFDIHINPEPIIEIDDIAAYNQQEGLALNVEEVAYLQGLANKLGRKLTDSEVFGFSQVNSEHCRHKIFNGTFVIDGEEKPSSLFKMIRKTSEENPNEIVSAYKDNVAFINGPRVQQFAPKLPDVPEFYENKDFDSVISIKAETHNFPTTVEPFNGAATGSGGEIRDRLAGGKGSLPLAGTAVYMTSYSRLDKDRKWENGMKERDWLYQTPMDILIKASNGASDFGNKFGQPLISGSVLTFEHSEHQRNLGYDKVIMLAGGIGYGKANQAQKDIPKKDDKIVILGGENYRIGMGGAAVSSADTGEFGSGIELNAIQRANPEMQKRASNAVRGMVESEENPIVSIHDHGAGGHLNCLSELVEETGGKIDLDKLPVGDPTLSAKEIIGNESQERMGLVIGGENYEILRRVSERERSPIYQVGEVTGDHRFTFEGSKSGQKPMDLELSDMFGSSPKTIMEDTSVNRNYDDVVYSSENIKDYLTQVLQLEAVACKDWLTNKVDRCVTGRVAKQQTAGPLQLPLNNCGVMALDYNGKEGVATSIGHSPVSALVDPVAGSKNSIGEALSNIIWAPLEKGLKSVSLSANWMWPCNNEGEDARLYEAVQGVSDFAISLGINVPTGKDSLSMKQRYKDGEVLSPGTVIISAAGHCDDISKVVEPVLQKNGGDIYYINLSQDSFKLGGSSFAQILNKVGKEVPTIKDDKKFADAFYNIQGLIKQDLILAGHDVASGGLITTLLEMCFADNNLGADLDLSALNEKDSVKLLFNENCGIVFQAKDDTAEKVLSDNKIEFFKIGKVTEGNELQIKNGSGNLNFNISELRDVWYKTSFLLDQKQSGVDKATERFNNYKNQPLEFKFPKNFTGLLDSARSDKKRIKAAIIREKGSNSEREMARAMHLAGFDVKDVHMTDLISGRETLEDIRFIAAVGGFSNSDVLGSAKGWAGAFLYNEKAKTALDNFFSKTDTLSLGVCNGCQLFVELGLINPEDEEKPKMLPNSSHKFECNFTSVEIKENNSVMLGSLAGSKLGIWAAHGEGKFSFPYKKEHYNIVGEYGYDKYPANPNGSNHNTAMLTDYSGRHLVMMPHLERSTFPWNWAYYPKDRKDDKVSPWLEAFVNARKWLEEK; encoded by the coding sequence ATGATCCTTTTCTTTGGAGACCAGGCCACCAAGGTTTTTGCGGTAGAAACGCATACCAACCTTACGGCTCAAGACATCACAAAATTAAACTGGCTTTTTGGCAATACACAACAAATCAACAAATCTGCTCTGGCAGATTTTTTTGTTGGTCCCCGTGCCGCAATGATTACGCCCTGGAGTACTAACGCGGTAGAGATTACCGAGAATATGGGCATTCACGGAATTATTAGAATTGAGGAGTTCTTGCGAATAGATAAGAACTACCACGATTTTGATCCGATGCTTTCCCAAAAATATGAAGGTTTAGACCAGGATATTTTTGATATTCATATCAATCCCGAGCCGATCATTGAAATAGATGATATTGCAGCATACAACCAGCAGGAAGGTCTCGCACTTAATGTAGAAGAGGTTGCTTATTTACAGGGATTAGCCAATAAATTAGGCCGAAAACTTACCGATTCTGAAGTTTTTGGTTTCTCACAAGTGAATTCTGAACATTGCCGCCACAAGATCTTTAATGGCACTTTTGTGATTGATGGAGAAGAAAAACCTAGCTCGTTGTTTAAAATGATCAGGAAAACTTCGGAAGAAAATCCGAACGAGATCGTTTCAGCATATAAGGATAATGTAGCTTTTATAAATGGCCCACGAGTGCAACAATTTGCCCCGAAACTTCCAGACGTTCCTGAATTTTACGAAAATAAGGATTTTGATTCGGTTATTTCCATAAAAGCCGAAACCCATAATTTCCCCACTACGGTAGAACCTTTTAATGGTGCTGCCACCGGAAGCGGGGGCGAAATTCGTGACCGACTTGCCGGAGGTAAGGGTTCTTTACCTTTAGCCGGAACAGCAGTTTATATGACATCTTATTCCAGGCTTGATAAAGACCGAAAATGGGAAAATGGGATGAAAGAACGCGATTGGTTGTACCAAACGCCGATGGATATTTTGATCAAAGCTTCTAACGGAGCTTCAGATTTTGGAAATAAATTCGGACAACCTTTAATTTCTGGTTCTGTACTGACTTTTGAGCATTCAGAGCATCAACGAAATCTAGGTTACGATAAAGTAATTATGCTTGCCGGTGGAATTGGCTATGGAAAAGCCAACCAGGCGCAAAAAGATATTCCGAAGAAAGATGATAAAATAGTAATTCTTGGTGGTGAAAATTACCGGATTGGAATGGGCGGTGCCGCAGTTTCTTCAGCAGATACCGGGGAGTTTGGAAGCGGTATTGAATTAAACGCTATTCAAAGAGCCAACCCAGAAATGCAAAAACGTGCTTCAAACGCAGTACGTGGAATGGTAGAAAGCGAAGAAAACCCAATTGTTTCTATTCACGATCACGGTGCGGGCGGACATTTAAACTGCCTTAGCGAACTCGTAGAAGAAACAGGAGGAAAAATAGATTTAGATAAATTACCTGTTGGTGATCCTACGCTTTCCGCAAAAGAAATCATAGGAAACGAATCCCAGGAAAGAATGGGCTTGGTAATTGGCGGTGAAAATTACGAAATCCTTCGCAGGGTTTCAGAACGCGAGCGCTCTCCTATTTACCAGGTTGGCGAGGTAACCGGCGACCACAGGTTTACTTTTGAAGGATCAAAATCAGGTCAAAAACCAATGGACCTGGAACTTTCTGATATGTTTGGAAGTTCGCCAAAGACCATTATGGAAGATACATCGGTTAATAGAAATTATGACGATGTAGTTTATTCTTCAGAAAATATAAAAGATTATCTAACTCAAGTCCTTCAACTCGAAGCCGTTGCCTGTAAAGATTGGTTGACCAACAAAGTTGACCGTTGTGTAACCGGGCGTGTAGCTAAACAGCAAACCGCAGGCCCCTTGCAACTTCCTCTAAACAATTGCGGGGTGATGGCACTGGATTATAATGGAAAAGAAGGTGTGGCGACCTCAATTGGTCATTCCCCTGTTTCAGCATTAGTTGATCCCGTTGCGGGTTCTAAAAATTCTATTGGCGAGGCCCTTTCCAATATTATTTGGGCACCATTGGAGAAAGGTTTAAAATCTGTTTCCCTTTCTGCAAACTGGATGTGGCCTTGTAATAACGAAGGCGAAGATGCCAGGCTTTATGAAGCCGTTCAAGGGGTTTCAGATTTTGCGATCTCCCTGGGAATAAATGTTCCTACCGGGAAAGATTCGCTTTCTATGAAACAGCGCTATAAAGATGGCGAGGTGCTTTCTCCGGGAACGGTAATCATTTCGGCAGCCGGGCATTGTGATGATATTAGTAAAGTAGTAGAACCTGTTTTACAAAAAAATGGAGGAGATATTTATTACATCAATTTATCTCAAGACAGTTTTAAACTTGGAGGATCTTCTTTTGCTCAAATTCTGAATAAAGTCGGGAAAGAAGTACCTACGATAAAAGACGATAAGAAATTTGCCGATGCTTTTTATAACATCCAGGGCTTAATTAAGCAGGATCTAATTCTTGCCGGGCACGATGTGGCTTCAGGCGGATTAATTACCACGCTTTTAGAAATGTGCTTTGCAGATAATAATCTTGGCGCCGATTTAGACCTTTCAGCATTAAATGAAAAAGACAGTGTTAAGCTCCTTTTTAATGAAAACTGCGGAATTGTTTTCCAGGCAAAAGATGATACGGCTGAAAAAGTACTTAGCGATAACAAAATTGAATTCTTTAAAATAGGAAAGGTTACCGAAGGAAACGAACTGCAAATTAAAAACGGTTCAGGAAATCTGAATTTCAATATTTCTGAATTGCGTGATGTTTGGTATAAAACTTCTTTCTTATTAGATCAAAAACAAAGTGGTGTAGATAAAGCTACCGAGAGATTCAATAATTATAAGAATCAGCCGCTGGAATTTAAATTTCCAAAGAATTTTACAGGACTTCTCGACTCCGCTCGAAGTGATAAGAAACGTATTAAAGCAGCGATTATTCGGGAAAAAGGTTCTAATTCTGAACGCGAAATGGCCAGAGCGATGCATTTGGCAGGTTTTGATGTGAAAGACGTGCATATGACGGATTTAATTTCGGGAAGAGAAACTTTGGAAGATATTAGATTCATTGCCGCTGTTGGTGGGTTCTCTAACTCTGATGTTCTTGGAAGTGCCAAAGGTTGGGCCGGGGCATTCTTGTACAATGAAAAGGCAAAAACCGCTCTTGACAATTTCTTTAGCAAAACAGATACTCTATCTCTAGGCGTTTGTAATGGGTGCCAGCTTTTCGTAGAATTAGGATTAATAAATCCTGAGGACGAAGAAAAGCCAAAAATGCTTCCTAACTCTTCACACAAGTTTGAGTGTAATTTTACTTCGGTAGAAATAAAAGAAAACAATTCTGTGATGCTTGGCTCACTTGCCGGAAGTAAACTCGGAATTTGGGCAGCACACGGTGAAGGGAAGTTTAGCTTTCCGTATAAAAAAGAGCATTATAATATTGTTGGAGAATATGGCTATGATAAATACCCGGCTAACCCCAACGGCTCCAATCACAACACCGCGATGTTAACCGATTATTCTGGAAGGCATTTGGTAATGATGCCGCATTTAGAACGTTCTACTTTCCCCTGGAACTGGGCATATTATCCAAAAGACAGGAAAGATGATAAAGTGAGCCCGTGGCTGGAAGCTTTTGTAAATGCCAGAAAGTGGCTGGAGGAAAAATAA
- a CDS encoding AMP-dependent synthetase/ligase gives MDKPTRLFDFPYFQLEKHALEKALVTKYDGTWKAISTQEYIDRANAVSRGLLRLGIKPNDKIAIISTSNRTEWNIMDIGVLQTGAQTVPIYPTISEEDYQYVLDHSEAVFCFVSDKEVLGKLNSIKQDTKLKEVYTFDEIEGTKNWKEVLELGEDKSNQDEVEQIKKAVRPDDLATLIYTSGTTGRPKGVMLSHNNLVSNVLDSAERVPFERGTYVALSFLPVCHVFERMILYLYQYYSVSIHFAESIEKISDNLKEVKPHVITAVPRLLEKVYDKIIAKGSTVGGIKQKLFFWAVELGLEYEPYGQNGWWYETRLKLARKLIFSKWKEGLGGNIELIVSGSAALQPRLARVFAAADIPVMEGYGLTETSPVIAVNDQRNKGFRIGTVGRPIRNVEVKIAEDGEILAKGPNVMLGYYKEPEKTKEVLNGDHFFHTGDIGELDKDGFLKITDRKKEMFKTSGGKYVAPQIIENTMKQSRFIEQIMVIGDGEKMPAALIQPNFEFIQEWAKRKNLDIGDGSEKAIAENDQVKERIQEEVDFYNEKFGKWERIKVIELTGEVWGIEEGHLTPTMKLKRRNIKDRYKKLYEKIYRPM, from the coding sequence ATGGATAAACCAACAAGACTATTTGATTTCCCATACTTTCAGCTGGAAAAACACGCTTTAGAAAAAGCTTTAGTCACAAAATATGATGGTACCTGGAAGGCCATTTCTACCCAGGAGTATATAGACAGGGCAAATGCCGTAAGTCGGGGATTATTACGACTTGGCATAAAACCAAACGATAAAATCGCCATAATTTCTACCAGTAACCGAACTGAATGGAATATTATGGATATTGGGGTGTTACAAACCGGTGCGCAAACGGTACCAATTTATCCTACAATTTCTGAAGAAGATTACCAGTATGTACTGGATCACAGTGAAGCTGTATTCTGTTTTGTTTCAGATAAAGAAGTATTAGGAAAACTGAATTCCATAAAACAAGACACCAAACTAAAAGAGGTCTATACCTTTGATGAAATAGAAGGCACAAAAAATTGGAAAGAGGTTCTTGAACTTGGAGAAGACAAAAGCAACCAGGATGAAGTTGAGCAAATAAAGAAGGCTGTCAGGCCAGACGACCTTGCAACTTTGATCTACACTTCTGGAACTACCGGAAGACCAAAAGGTGTTATGCTTTCACATAATAACCTTGTAAGCAATGTATTAGACAGTGCCGAGCGAGTTCCGTTTGAAAGAGGAACTTATGTAGCGCTTAGTTTTTTGCCGGTTTGCCACGTATTTGAGCGCATGATACTTTATTTATATCAGTACTATTCGGTTTCTATTCATTTTGCTGAATCTATAGAAAAGATTAGTGATAATCTTAAAGAAGTAAAACCTCATGTTATCACGGCAGTACCAAGACTATTAGAAAAAGTTTACGATAAAATTATCGCTAAAGGTTCTACCGTTGGTGGAATTAAACAAAAGCTATTTTTCTGGGCTGTTGAGCTTGGTTTAGAATATGAACCATACGGCCAAAACGGATGGTGGTATGAAACCCGACTTAAACTGGCTAGAAAACTAATTTTCTCTAAGTGGAAAGAAGGTTTAGGTGGAAATATTGAATTAATCGTTTCTGGATCTGCCGCGCTTCAACCGCGTTTAGCCCGTGTTTTTGCCGCGGCCGATATTCCGGTAATGGAAGGTTATGGATTAACTGAAACCTCCCCGGTAATTGCGGTTAATGATCAAAGAAATAAAGGCTTTAGAATTGGAACGGTAGGAAGACCAATTAGAAACGTAGAAGTTAAAATTGCTGAAGACGGCGAAATTCTCGCAAAAGGACCAAATGTTATGCTTGGCTATTATAAGGAGCCAGAGAAAACAAAAGAAGTCCTAAATGGAGATCACTTTTTCCATACCGGCGATATTGGAGAATTAGATAAAGACGGATTTTTAAAGATCACCGATCGTAAAAAGGAAATGTTTAAAACTTCAGGTGGAAAATACGTAGCTCCTCAAATTATTGAAAACACGATGAAGCAATCACGCTTTATCGAACAAATTATGGTAATTGGAGATGGCGAAAAAATGCCTGCAGCTTTAATCCAACCAAACTTTGAATTTATCCAGGAATGGGCAAAACGTAAAAATCTAGATATCGGCGATGGTTCTGAAAAGGCTATTGCAGAAAACGACCAGGTTAAAGAACGTATTCAGGAAGAAGTAGATTTTTACAACGAGAAGTTTGGTAAGTGGGAACGTATAAAGGTTATAGAGCTTACCGGAGAAGTTTGGGGTATTGAGGAGGGCCACCTCACTCCTACTATGAAGCTAAAAAGGCGAAATATAAAAGATCGCTACAAAAAATTATACGAGAAAATCTACAGACCTATGTAA
- a CDS encoding MarR family winged helix-turn-helix transcriptional regulator, with translation MKEKTIDYVLRATWMAVSKMYNEEAGKAGSTMSTGFALLSIDPENGTPSTSLGPKMGMEATSLSRILKTMEDKGLILRKKNPKDGRSVLIYLTDFGREMREYSKKVVLRFDDAVKENVSEEDLKTFIEVANTILNLISEKKIYKEEIKLK, from the coding sequence ATGAAGGAAAAAACAATTGATTATGTATTAAGGGCCACCTGGATGGCGGTCTCCAAAATGTATAATGAAGAAGCTGGTAAGGCTGGAAGCACCATGTCTACCGGTTTTGCGCTATTAAGTATAGATCCTGAAAATGGAACTCCTTCTACCTCCCTTGGCCCCAAAATGGGAATGGAAGCTACAAGCCTATCAAGAATCCTTAAAACGATGGAAGACAAAGGATTAATTCTTCGAAAGAAAAATCCGAAAGATGGCCGAAGCGTCCTTATTTACTTAACCGATTTTGGAAGAGAAATGCGTGAGTATTCTAAAAAAGTGGTTTTGCGCTTTGATGATGCTGTAAAGGAAAATGTTTCAGAAGAAGATCTAAAAACCTTTATAGAAGTGGCCAACACAATCCTGAATCTTATTTCAGAAAAGAAAATTTACAAAGAAGAGATTAAATTAAAATAA
- a CDS encoding 3-hydroxyacyl-CoA dehydrogenase/enoyl-CoA hydratase family protein, whose translation MKRRINKVAVIGSGIMGSGIACHFANIGVEVLLLDIVPRELNEKEKKKGLTLEDKQVRDRLVNESLQASLKSKPSPIYHKDFANRIETGNMEDDISKVSEADWIIEVVVERLDIKQQVFEKLEKHRKKGTLITSNTSGIPIQQMNEGRSEDFQQHFCGTHFFNPPRYLKLFEIIPGPDTKPEVLEFLNEYGEKYLGKKSVLAKDTPAFIGNRIGIFSIMSLFHMVKDMDMTIEEVDKLTGPVIGRQKSATFRTVDVVGLDTLVHVANGLHKGVPNDETNELFALPDFIQTMMDNEWLGSKTNNTGFYKKVKKEDGSSEIKSLDLDKMEYRDRKSAKFDVLEQTKTIDKLEDRYEVLVGDKGKAGEFYRKNFAALFAYVSNRIPEISDELYKIDDGVKAGFGWEHGPFQMWDALGVKKGVEMMKAEGKEPAAWVNEMLENGKDSFYTVKEGNTYYYDIQKKDYTKIPGQDAFIILDNIRESKEVFSNSGVVVEDLGDGILNVEFRSKMNAIGGDVLDGINKAIDMAEKDYQGLVIANNGKNFSVGANIGMIFMMAVEQEYEELNMAIKYFQDTMMRMRYSSIPTVAAPHSMTLGGGCELSLHADKVVAAAETYMGLVEFGVGVIPGGGGSKEMTLRAADTFEKDDVELNRLREHFLTIGMAKVSTSAHEAFDLNLLQKGKDIVVVNQERQLTIAKKHALLMAENGYTKPIARKDIKVLGKQALGAFLVGTDQMNAGKYISDHDKKIANKLAYVMAGGDLSEPQMVSEQYLLDLEREAFLSLTGERKTLERLQHMLKKGKPLRN comes from the coding sequence ATGAAGAGAAGAATTAACAAAGTAGCAGTAATCGGCTCCGGAATTATGGGGAGCGGTATTGCCTGCCACTTCGCCAATATTGGCGTAGAGGTTCTCTTGCTGGATATTGTCCCGCGGGAACTCAACGAGAAAGAAAAGAAAAAAGGTCTCACTTTAGAAGACAAACAAGTAAGAGACCGCCTGGTAAACGAATCTTTGCAAGCTTCTTTAAAATCTAAGCCCTCTCCTATTTACCATAAAGATTTTGCCAATCGCATAGAAACCGGAAATATGGAAGATGATATTTCTAAAGTTTCTGAAGCCGATTGGATTATTGAAGTAGTAGTAGAACGCCTCGATATTAAGCAACAGGTGTTTGAAAAACTGGAAAAACATCGCAAAAAAGGAACACTTATAACTTCAAATACTTCGGGAATTCCTATTCAGCAAATGAATGAAGGACGAAGCGAAGATTTTCAGCAACATTTCTGCGGAACACACTTCTTTAACCCACCGCGTTACCTGAAATTATTTGAAATTATCCCGGGACCAGACACGAAACCGGAAGTTCTTGAGTTTCTTAACGAATATGGCGAAAAATACCTTGGTAAGAAATCGGTATTAGCGAAAGACACTCCGGCTTTTATTGGAAACAGAATTGGTATTTTCAGCATTATGAGCCTTTTCCATATGGTTAAAGATATGGATATGACCATTGAGGAAGTAGACAAACTTACCGGGCCGGTAATTGGTCGCCAGAAATCGGCGACTTTCCGTACTGTAGATGTCGTTGGTTTAGATACTTTGGTACACGTAGCCAACGGGCTTCATAAAGGTGTTCCAAACGATGAAACCAACGAACTTTTTGCACTACCAGATTTTATCCAGACGATGATGGATAACGAATGGTTGGGGAGCAAAACCAATAATACCGGATTTTACAAAAAAGTAAAGAAAGAAGATGGCTCCAGTGAGATCAAGTCTTTAGACTTAGATAAAATGGAATATCGGGATAGAAAAAGCGCGAAATTCGATGTGCTGGAACAAACTAAAACTATAGATAAACTTGAAGACCGTTACGAAGTTCTAGTAGGTGATAAAGGGAAAGCCGGTGAATTTTACCGTAAGAACTTTGCAGCTTTATTCGCTTATGTTTCTAATAGAATTCCAGAAATTTCAGACGAACTTTATAAAATCGATGATGGTGTAAAAGCCGGATTTGGTTGGGAGCACGGCCCATTTCAAATGTGGGATGCCCTTGGAGTAAAGAAAGGTGTTGAAATGATGAAAGCCGAAGGTAAAGAACCGGCGGCCTGGGTGAACGAGATGTTGGAAAATGGTAAAGATTCTTTTTACACAGTAAAAGAAGGCAACACCTATTATTACGATATTCAGAAAAAAGACTACACGAAAATTCCTGGTCAGGATGCGTTTATCATTTTAGATAATATTCGTGAATCAAAAGAAGTTTTCAGCAACAGCGGGGTTGTGGTTGAAGATCTTGGCGATGGAATATTGAATGTAGAATTCCGAAGTAAAATGAATGCCATTGGTGGTGATGTTCTAGACGGCATCAATAAAGCCATAGATATGGCTGAAAAAGATTACCAAGGATTAGTAATTGCGAATAACGGAAAGAACTTTTCTGTAGGTGCAAACATTGGGATGATCTTTATGATGGCCGTAGAGCAGGAATATGAAGAGCTTAATATGGCGATTAAATATTTCCAGGATACGATGATGCGCATGCGCTACTCTTCTATCCCAACTGTAGCTGCACCTCACTCGATGACTTTAGGTGGTGGATGTGAACTTTCACTTCACGCCGATAAAGTTGTGGCCGCAGCCGAAACTTATATGGGTCTTGTTGAATTTGGCGTTGGGGTAATTCCTGGCGGCGGTGGTTCTAAAGAAATGACCCTTCGCGCTGCTGATACTTTTGAAAAAGACGATGTAGAATTAAATAGATTAAGAGAGCATTTCTTAACTATTGGAATGGCAAAAGTATCTACCTCTGCACACGAAGCATTTGATTTAAATCTTCTTCAAAAAGGAAAAGATATCGTAGTGGTAAATCAGGAAAGACAACTCACTATCGCTAAGAAACACGCTTTATTGATGGCTGAGAATGGATATACCAAACCAATTGCTCGAAAAGATATTAAAGTTCTTGGAAAACAAGCTTTAGGAGCTTTCTTAGTAGGAACCGATCAAATGAATGCCGGTAAATATATTAGTGACCACGATAAAAAGATAGCTAATAAACTAGCCTATGTGATGGCCGGTGGTGATCTATCTGAACCACAAATGGTAAGCGAACAATACTTGTTAGATCTGGAAAGAGAAGCTTTCCTTTCCCTAACAGGAGAACGCAAAACCCTGGAAAGACTTCAGCATATGTTGAAGAAAGGGAAACCGCTTCGTAACTAA
- a CDS encoding four helix bundle protein: MNYFKELKVWQKAIDLVTEIYTKSQEFPKEELYGLTSQIRRSAVSIPSNIAEGCGRKTNKDFVNFLGISLGSAFELETQLIIAKNLNFMNSDDFKILENEIHHIQNMIIKLQSTL, encoded by the coding sequence ATGAATTATTTTAAAGAGTTAAAAGTTTGGCAAAAAGCTATCGATTTGGTCACTGAGATTTATACAAAAAGTCAGGAGTTTCCAAAAGAAGAGCTTTACGGATTGACTTCTCAGATTAGAAGATCTGCAGTTTCAATTCCTTCAAACATAGCAGAAGGTTGCGGCAGAAAAACTAATAAGGATTTTGTTAACTTCTTGGGAATATCTCTTGGATCGGCATTCGAATTAGAAACGCAGTTGATAATTGCAAAAAATTTAAATTTTATGAATTCAGATGATTTTAAAATTCTAGAAAATGAAATTCATCATATTCAGAATATGATTATCAAATTACAATCAACATTATAA
- a CDS encoding acetyl-CoA C-acyltransferase translates to MNKTAYIVKAYRTAVGKAPRGVFRFKRPDDLAAETIEYMMKQLPDFDKTRIDDVIVGNAMPEAEQGLNVGRLISLMSLDTDKVPGMTVNRYCASGLETIAIASAKIQSGMADCIIAGGAESMSYIPMGGYKPVPNYNAAKEGHEDYYWGMGLTAEAVAEKYKVSREDQDEFAFNSHQKALKAQKEDRFQDQIAPIDVEETFVNKDGKKQTKTYTVNKDEGPRADTSKEVLGKLRPVFAEGGSVTAGNSSQMSDGAAFVMVMSEEMVKEFNLEPIARMVSYAPVGIDPKIMGIGPVHAIPKALKQAGLKQDDMQLIELNEAFASQSLAVIRELGLNPETLNPNGGAISMGHPLGCTGAKLSVQIFDEMRKRNLKDKYAMVTMCVGTGQGAAGIYEVF, encoded by the coding sequence ATGAATAAGACAGCATACATAGTAAAAGCATACAGAACGGCTGTGGGGAAAGCTCCCCGTGGTGTGTTCAGGTTTAAGCGTCCAGATGATCTGGCTGCCGAAACCATAGAATATATGATGAAGCAATTACCCGATTTTGATAAAACCAGGATCGATGATGTAATTGTAGGGAATGCGATGCCAGAAGCAGAGCAAGGCCTTAACGTGGGACGTTTAATCTCATTAATGAGTTTAGACACCGATAAGGTTCCCGGGATGACGGTTAACCGTTATTGCGCTTCAGGACTAGAAACCATTGCGATTGCTTCAGCAAAAATCCAAAGTGGAATGGCCGATTGCATTATTGCGGGTGGAGCAGAAAGTATGAGCTATATCCCAATGGGCGGTTACAAACCGGTTCCTAATTACAATGCAGCCAAAGAAGGCCATGAAGACTATTACTGGGGAATGGGTCTTACAGCAGAAGCCGTAGCTGAGAAGTACAAAGTTTCACGTGAAGATCAGGATGAATTTGCTTTCAATTCTCATCAAAAAGCTCTAAAAGCGCAAAAGGAAGACCGTTTTCAGGACCAGATCGCGCCAATAGATGTTGAAGAAACATTTGTGAATAAAGACGGTAAGAAACAAACTAAAACCTATACTGTGAACAAAGATGAAGGTCCACGTGCCGATACTTCTAAGGAAGTATTAGGAAAACTAAGACCTGTGTTTGCCGAAGGCGGGAGCGTAACTGCGGGGAACTCATCACAAATGAGTGATGGTGCTGCCTTTGTAATGGTGATGAGTGAAGAAATGGTAAAAGAATTTAATCTTGAACCAATCGCCAGAATGGTAAGCTACGCACCGGTAGGTATAGATCCTAAAATTATGGGTATAGGACCAGTTCACGCAATTCCAAAAGCTTTAAAACAAGCTGGGTTAAAGCAGGATGATATGCAACTTATAGAACTTAACGAAGCCTTTGCTTCACAATCTCTTGCGGTGATCAGAGAACTTGGCTTAAATCCCGAAACCTTAAATCCAAATGGAGGTGCTATTTCAATGGGGCACCCGCTGGGCTGTACTGGAGCAAAACTTTCGGTGCAAATCTTTGATGAAATGCGTAAACGCAATTTAAAAGATAAATACGCCATGGTAACCATGTGTGTAGGAACCGGACAAGGAGCTGCTGGGATCTATGAAGTATTTTAA
- a CDS encoding four helix bundle protein: MKSENIIVDKTFKFSLDIISLFKKLQQEREFIISKQLLKSATSIGANVEEATAAQSKRDFVSKMSIASKEARETKYWLRLLEDSEITKIEVSNHLNEITHIINIITKIIITAQKNINNTEL, encoded by the coding sequence TTGAAAAGTGAGAATATTATAGTAGACAAAACCTTTAAGTTTTCACTTGATATCATCTCACTTTTCAAAAAACTTCAACAGGAACGAGAGTTTATAATTTCAAAACAATTATTAAAATCTGCGACAAGTATTGGCGCTAATGTAGAAGAAGCAACTGCGGCACAATCAAAGCGAGATTTTGTAAGTAAAATGTCAATCGCTTCCAAGGAAGCCAGAGAGACAAAATACTGGCTAAGACTTTTAGAAGATTCAGAAATAACAAAAATTGAAGTTTCAAATCATTTAAATGAAATCACACATATAATAAACATCATAACTAAAATTATCATTACAGCTCAAAAAAACATTAATAACACTGAATTATAA